From the genome of Miscanthus floridulus cultivar M001 chromosome 10, ASM1932011v1, whole genome shotgun sequence, one region includes:
- the LOC136484842 gene encoding rhodanese-like domain-containing protein 11, chloroplastic isoform X2: MAAPPLGLTCRVAGAFTTPAVAHSGFRPRHLGPGLLPSKRWSGVVRMGAVVGGGQEGEEDEELRQTKEQAAARRRWETLIRELKIKTLTPREAGYTFKLTDKALVDVRPSNERQKAWVKGSTWIPIFDVDTSVDLGGLSKKISNFVMGGWWSGSSTLSFNKN; this comes from the exons ATGGCAGCGCCACCTCTCGGCCTCACCTGCAGGGTCGCCGGGGCCTTCACCACCCCGGCCGTGGCGCATTCCGGCTTCCGCCCCCGACATCTCGGCCCTGGTCTCCTCCCTTCAAAG AGATGGAGCGGGGTGGTGAGGATGGGAGCGGTGGTCGGAGGAGGGCAGGAGGGAGAGGAGGACGAAGAGCTGAGGCAGACAAAGGAGCAGGCTGCCGCCAGGAGGCGGTGGGAGACTCTG ATTAGGGAGCTGAAAATTAAAACCCTTACACCGAGGGAAGCTGGTTATACGTTCAAACTGACGGACAAGGCTCTTGTGGATGTTAGGCCCTCAAACGAGCGTCAAAAG GCTTGGGTGAAAGGCTCTACCTGGATTCCTATATTTGATGTGGATACATCGGTCGATCTGGGCGGACTTAGCAAAAAAATCAGCAACTTTGTAATGG GTGGCTGGTGGAGTGGCAGCTCAACATTGTCATTTAATAA GAACTGA
- the LOC136484842 gene encoding rhodanese-like domain-containing protein 11, chloroplastic isoform X3, protein MAAPPLGLTCRVAGAFTTPAVAHSGFRPRHLGPGLLPSKRWSGVVRMGAVVGGGQEGEEDEELRQTKEQAAARRRWETLIRELKIKTLTPREAGYTFKLTDKALVDVRPSNERQKAWVKGSTWIPIFDVDTSVDLGGLSKKISNFVMGGWWSGSSTLSFNK, encoded by the exons ATGGCAGCGCCACCTCTCGGCCTCACCTGCAGGGTCGCCGGGGCCTTCACCACCCCGGCCGTGGCGCATTCCGGCTTCCGCCCCCGACATCTCGGCCCTGGTCTCCTCCCTTCAAAG AGATGGAGCGGGGTGGTGAGGATGGGAGCGGTGGTCGGAGGAGGGCAGGAGGGAGAGGAGGACGAAGAGCTGAGGCAGACAAAGGAGCAGGCTGCCGCCAGGAGGCGGTGGGAGACTCTG ATTAGGGAGCTGAAAATTAAAACCCTTACACCGAGGGAAGCTGGTTATACGTTCAAACTGACGGACAAGGCTCTTGTGGATGTTAGGCCCTCAAACGAGCGTCAAAAG GCTTGGGTGAAAGGCTCTACCTGGATTCCTATATTTGATGTGGATACATCGGTCGATCTGGGCGGACTTAGCAAAAAAATCAGCAACTTTGTAATGG GTGGCTGGTGGAGTGGCAGCTCAACATTGTCATTTAATAA ATGA
- the LOC136484842 gene encoding rhodanese-like domain-containing protein 11, chloroplastic isoform X1 gives MAAPPLGLTCRVAGAFTTPAVAHSGFRPRHLGPGLLPSKRWSGVVRMGAVVGGGQEGEEDEELRQTKEQAAARRRWETLIRELKIKTLTPREAGYTFKLTDKALVDVRPSNERQKAWVKGSTWIPIFDVDTSVDLGGLSKKISNFVMGGWWSGSSTLSFNKYDSHQLKLSYLF, from the exons ATGGCAGCGCCACCTCTCGGCCTCACCTGCAGGGTCGCCGGGGCCTTCACCACCCCGGCCGTGGCGCATTCCGGCTTCCGCCCCCGACATCTCGGCCCTGGTCTCCTCCCTTCAAAG AGATGGAGCGGGGTGGTGAGGATGGGAGCGGTGGTCGGAGGAGGGCAGGAGGGAGAGGAGGACGAAGAGCTGAGGCAGACAAAGGAGCAGGCTGCCGCCAGGAGGCGGTGGGAGACTCTG ATTAGGGAGCTGAAAATTAAAACCCTTACACCGAGGGAAGCTGGTTATACGTTCAAACTGACGGACAAGGCTCTTGTGGATGTTAGGCCCTCAAACGAGCGTCAAAAG GCTTGGGTGAAAGGCTCTACCTGGATTCCTATATTTGATGTGGATACATCGGTCGATCTGGGCGGACTTAGCAAAAAAATCAGCAACTTTGTAATGG GTGGCTGGTGGAGTGGCAGCTCAACATTGTCATTTAATAAGTACGATTCACATCAACTGAAGTTGAGCTATCTATTCTGA